A stretch of the Ornithodoros turicata isolate Travis chromosome 4, ASM3712646v1, whole genome shotgun sequence genome encodes the following:
- the LOC135390912 gene encoding uncharacterized protein LOC135390912 isoform X2 translates to MKHGCQSAPSKRNILEEVQWLHVYKWWYGTASVGLQKHVLKCFDIEGQSNINCVNISGSGIVTGHTDGTVVIRNVYGDWRAVTEHGAPITSIAFIDVAGRGPYVDDLATCDHHHVVTSSQDNSIRITSLCHKSETTKEYFGTAVLDVKVSADLLAVSLRLNVLILYKINLHEGTTGDKVSLTRLWSNSFASMGQVWMGFYSNTIHIMGINNKVRKIDVGSRAESVRGVFFHKSPDCDPFTCPVYPTSVAINRGNIFIMTTASQDLCISVDGRHFICYEAGLQIGHVTAVALSGALLAVGLSHGVLNLYHVASASRLTQLDLSAPRWTKTLANDALTSVCISHGCYGAPLVVACTLREVFVLRWEH, encoded by the exons ATGAAACATGG ATGCCAAAGTGCACCCAGCAAGAGAAACATTCTGGAAGAAGTACAGTGGTTACATGTTTACAAATGGTGGTACGGTACAGCGTCCGTCGGCTTGCAGAAACACGTCCTCAAATGTTTCGACATCGAAGGCCAAAGCAACATCAACTGTGTTAACATATCAG GTTCTGGGATTGTGACGGGACACACCGATGGAACGGTGGTAATACGTAATGTCTACGGCGACTGGCGTGCCGTCACGGAACACGGTGCACCCATTACGAGCATCGCCTTCATAGACGTTGCGGGAAGAG GTCCGTATGTCGATGACTTAGCTACCTGCGATCACCATCATGTGGTCACTTCATCGCAAGATAATTCCATTCGCATCACTTCGCTCTGCCACAAATCCGAAACCACGAAAGAATACTTTGGCACCGCCGTACTAGACGTGAA AGTGTCAGCGGATCTCCTGGCAGTATCGTTACGACTGAACGTCCTGATCCTGTACAAGATAAATCTTCACGAGGGCACGACAGGCGATAAAGTGTCGCTCACGAGGCTGTGGTCGAATTCGTTTGCGTCAATGGGCCAAGTTTGGATGGGGTTTTACAGCAACACA ATACATATTATGGGCATAAACAACAAAGTGCGAAAAATAGATGTTGGCAGCCGTGCAGAAAGTGTCAGGGGAGTTTTTTTCCACAAGTCGCCTGACTGTGACCCATTCACGTGTCCCGTGTATCCGACAAGTGTCGCCATCAACAGAGGCAACATATTCATTATGACTACAG CATCTCAGGACCTGTGCATCAGCGTTGATGGCCGACATTTCATCTGCTACGAAGCGGGCCTTCAGATTGGTCATGTGACAGCAGTCGCACTGAGTGGCGCGCTGCTAGCTGTGGGACTGTCCCACGGAGTTCTGAACCTGTACCATGTGGCATCTGCATCCCGTCTGACACAACTCGACCTGAGTGCTCCGCGTTGGACGAAAACGCTCGCGAACGACGCTCTGACTTCTGTCTGCATCTCTCATGGTTGCTATGGTGCTCCCCTGGTGGTTGCCTGTACATTACGCGAAGTGTTTGTGCTGCGGTGGGAACATTAG
- the LOC135390912 gene encoding uncharacterized protein LOC135390912 isoform X1: MVVHIYDLPNELVLKILGFLDGASIARCSSVCKRWNSVTSLILKCNEAWHFMCREEIEPSVVVELVKGAKRRCQSAPSKRNILEEVQWLHVYKWWYGTASVGLQKHVLKCFDIEGQSNINCVNISGSGIVTGHTDGTVVIRNVYGDWRAVTEHGAPITSIAFIDVAGRGPYVDDLATCDHHHVVTSSQDNSIRITSLCHKSETTKEYFGTAVLDVKVSADLLAVSLRLNVLILYKINLHEGTTGDKVSLTRLWSNSFASMGQVWMGFYSNTIHIMGINNKVRKIDVGSRAESVRGVFFHKSPDCDPFTCPVYPTSVAINRGNIFIMTTASQDLCISVDGRHFICYEAGLQIGHVTAVALSGALLAVGLSHGVLNLYHVASASRLTQLDLSAPRWTKTLANDALTSVCISHGCYGAPLVVACTLREVFVLRWEH, from the exons ATGG TCGTACACATTTACGACCTACCAAACGAACTTGTCCTGAAAATACTTGGATTTTTGGACGGGGCATCAATTGCTCGATGTTCTTCGGTCTGCAAACGTTGGAACAGCGTGACATCTTTGATTCTAAAATGCAACGAAGCCTGGCACTTCATGTGCAGAGAAGAAATAGAACCGAGTGTTGTCGTTGAACTGGTAAAGGGTGCAAAACGGAG ATGCCAAAGTGCACCCAGCAAGAGAAACATTCTGGAAGAAGTACAGTGGTTACATGTTTACAAATGGTGGTACGGTACAGCGTCCGTCGGCTTGCAGAAACACGTCCTCAAATGTTTCGACATCGAAGGCCAAAGCAACATCAACTGTGTTAACATATCAG GTTCTGGGATTGTGACGGGACACACCGATGGAACGGTGGTAATACGTAATGTCTACGGCGACTGGCGTGCCGTCACGGAACACGGTGCACCCATTACGAGCATCGCCTTCATAGACGTTGCGGGAAGAG GTCCGTATGTCGATGACTTAGCTACCTGCGATCACCATCATGTGGTCACTTCATCGCAAGATAATTCCATTCGCATCACTTCGCTCTGCCACAAATCCGAAACCACGAAAGAATACTTTGGCACCGCCGTACTAGACGTGAA AGTGTCAGCGGATCTCCTGGCAGTATCGTTACGACTGAACGTCCTGATCCTGTACAAGATAAATCTTCACGAGGGCACGACAGGCGATAAAGTGTCGCTCACGAGGCTGTGGTCGAATTCGTTTGCGTCAATGGGCCAAGTTTGGATGGGGTTTTACAGCAACACA ATACATATTATGGGCATAAACAACAAAGTGCGAAAAATAGATGTTGGCAGCCGTGCAGAAAGTGTCAGGGGAGTTTTTTTCCACAAGTCGCCTGACTGTGACCCATTCACGTGTCCCGTGTATCCGACAAGTGTCGCCATCAACAGAGGCAACATATTCATTATGACTACAG CATCTCAGGACCTGTGCATCAGCGTTGATGGCCGACATTTCATCTGCTACGAAGCGGGCCTTCAGATTGGTCATGTGACAGCAGTCGCACTGAGTGGCGCGCTGCTAGCTGTGGGACTGTCCCACGGAGTTCTGAACCTGTACCATGTGGCATCTGCATCCCGTCTGACACAACTCGACCTGAGTGCTCCGCGTTGGACGAAAACGCTCGCGAACGACGCTCTGACTTCTGTCTGCATCTCTCATGGTTGCTATGGTGCTCCCCTGGTGGTTGCCTGTACATTACGCGAAGTGTTTGTGCTGCGGTGGGAACATTAG